Proteins encoded in a region of the Geobacillus genomosp. 3 genome:
- a CDS encoding iron-containing alcohol dehydrogenase → MQHFTFRNPTKLIFGRGEIEQLKQEVPQYGKNVLLVYGGGSIKRSGLYDQVINILASIGAKVTELPGVEPNPRVSTVRKGVDICRREGIEFLLAVGGGSVIDCTKAIAAGAKFDGDPWEFITKKAPVHEALPFGTILTLAATGSEMNAGSVITNWETKEKYGWGSPVTFPQFSILDPTYTMTVPKDQTVYGIVDIMSHVFEQYFHHVPNTPLQDRMCEAVLNTIIETAPKLVNDLENYELRETIMYSGTIALNGFLQMGVRGDWATHDIEHAVSAVYDIPHGGGLAILFPNWMKHVLDENVSRFAQLAVRVFGVDPAGKAERDVALEGIERLRAFWSSLGAPSRLADYGIGDDKLDLMADKAMAFGEFGRFKTLNRDDVRAILRASL, encoded by the coding sequence ATGCAACATTTTACGTTTCGCAACCCGACGAAACTCATTTTCGGACGGGGGGAGATTGAGCAGCTGAAGCAAGAAGTGCCGCAGTACGGCAAAAACGTGCTGCTCGTTTACGGCGGCGGCAGCATCAAACGGAGCGGCTTGTACGATCAAGTGATCAACATATTGGCAAGCATCGGCGCCAAGGTCACGGAGCTGCCGGGCGTTGAGCCGAACCCGCGCGTTTCGACCGTCCGCAAAGGGGTGGACATTTGCCGGCGCGAAGGGATTGAGTTTTTGCTGGCAGTCGGCGGCGGCAGTGTCATCGATTGTACGAAAGCGATCGCGGCCGGGGCGAAATTTGACGGCGATCCGTGGGAGTTTATTACGAAAAAAGCGCCCGTCCATGAAGCCTTGCCGTTTGGAACGATCTTGACACTGGCGGCGACCGGCTCGGAAATGAACGCCGGTTCAGTGATCACGAACTGGGAGACAAAAGAAAAATACGGCTGGGGAAGCCCGGTGACATTTCCGCAGTTTTCGATTTTGGACCCGACGTATACGATGACGGTTCCGAAAGACCAAACCGTTTATGGCATCGTCGATATCATGTCGCATGTGTTTGAGCAATATTTCCACCATGTACCGAACACGCCGCTGCAAGACCGGATGTGCGAAGCGGTGCTCAACACCATCATCGAGACGGCGCCGAAGCTGGTCAACGACTTGGAAAACTACGAGCTGCGCGAGACGATCATGTACTCGGGCACGATCGCCTTAAACGGATTTCTGCAAATGGGCGTGCGCGGCGACTGGGCGACGCACGATATTGAGCATGCCGTTTCCGCGGTGTACGACATTCCGCACGGCGGCGGTTTGGCGATTTTGTTTCCGAACTGGATGAAGCACGTTTTGGACGAAAACGTGAGCCGCTTCGCCCAGCTCGCAGTGCGCGTCTTCGGAGTCGACCCGGCCGGAAAAGCGGAGCGCGATGTGGCGCTTGAAGGCATTGAACGGCTGCGCGCCTTCTGGTCAAGCCTTGGGGCGCCCTCGCGGCTGGCGGATTACGGCATCGGGGATGACAAGTTGGACCTTATG